A window of the Planococcus citri chromosome 4, ihPlaCitr1.1, whole genome shotgun sequence genome harbors these coding sequences:
- the LOC135843834 gene encoding uncharacterized protein LOC135843834: protein MKVPNLLTVFALTSTFLPTALPYEQRFSIQQYHYIRVPPNISSSDFATNIHIYNERRNKFPGTTILIENQRAAILIDPPWTSRGSLIINNILNKARMLPNIVIYSYGQAEPNKIQSTVRRFPSSVEKLELFTPGESGAGARDLRPFIPSSRVVIVGDEIIVGDLRVRMHHRTSNSVAAYLCIPENKIIFGGVGVYWGVHLRVDVAPTPHQRFDWQRVLKEIINARPNVLIPGNYIGHYPLDAKAAEFTLEYLQTFEKALSRYNYADAGGVIREMETAYPNLRHKENLYTSAERLTGNRYGR from the coding sequence atgaaagtacctaATCTGCTGACGGTGTTTGCTTTGACGAGTACTTTTCTTCCAACAGCTCTTCCATACGAGCAGCGATTCAGCATACAACAATACCATTATATACGAGTACCACCAAATATTTCATCATCAGACTTCGCCACCAACATTCACATATATAATGAAAGAAGAAACAAATTTCCCGGCACtacaattttgatagaaaaccaAAGAGCTGCGATTTTAATCGATCCTCCATGGACCTCCAGAGGCAgcttaataattaataatatatTGAATAAAGCCAGAATGCTTCCGAATATAGTTATATATTCTTACGGACAAGCTGAACCTAATAAAATACAGAGCACCGTGAGGCGTTTTCCATCAAGTGTAGAAAAGCTGGAACTATTTACACCTGGAGAATCTGGCGCTGGCGCGAGAGATCTTCGTCCGTTCATACCATCGTCGCGTGTCGTCATCGTAGGAGATGAGATTATTGTCGGAGACCTAAGGGTGAGAATGCATCATCGTACGAGTAATTCTGTCGCAGCTTATTTGTGCATACCagagaataaaattattttcgggGGTGTTGGTGTTTACTGGGGTGTTCATCTAAGAGTTGATGTAGCACCCACTCCACATCAGCGTTTCGATTGGCAACGTGTACTTAAAGAAATCATCAACGCCAGACCGAACGTTCTTATCCCAGGAAACTATATTGGTCATTATCCACTTGATGCCAAAGCGGCCGAATTTACGCTTGAATATCTGCAGACATTTGAGAAAGCGTTAAGTCGATATAATTACGCAGATGCTGGCGGTGTGATTAGAGAAATGGAGACTGCGTATCCAAACCTTCGCCATAAAGAAAATTTATATACTAGCGCGGAACGCCTCACCGGAAATAGATACGGGAGGTAA
- the LOC135843832 gene encoding uncharacterized protein LOC135843832, with the protein MRLARLLMVFVLTNNFIPAIFSQKPCISVLQVQEYNYDPDNTIRPSYLHPPVKKDCYQLLQLHIYNGQEWDIPVTSTLLVNDESAVLIDVQDTYKGSLIVNHIIESAKKPLKLVIISCPELEDEAAIQDIKWRYPGVEITTLPTEIYCSRKINTNHTKLPERFAAPIITQANFSIDGLHIETRNRDSYGAYVWLPENDIIIGSVGIYWGMHVLVVNARDKEIRLKWQNTLEEMIALEPVDVIPGHYFGLHPKGDAAIRFTLEYLRKFESLLIENDYRNSAGVIRGMLLAYPDLKVARNLIISAQVIARD; encoded by the coding sequence atgaGATTAGCTCGTCTGCTCATGGTGTTCGTTTTAACAAACAACTTTATTCcggcaattttttcacaaaaaccaTGCATCAGTGTGCTGCAAGTGCAAGAATATAATTACGACCCCGACAACACCATACGTCCAAGTTACCTTCATCCTCCAGTCAAGAAAGACTGCTATCAACTACTTCAACTTCACATTTACAATGGACAAGAGTGGGATATACCTGTCACGTCTACATTGCTCGTGAATGACGAATCTGCAGTTTTAATCGATGTTCAGGATACGTATAAAGGCTCATTGATAGTAAATCACATCATAGAATCGGCCAAAAAACCGCTCAAGTTGGTAATCATTTCATGTCCAGAACTTGAAGATGAAGCTGCCATTCAGGATATTAAGTGGCGTTACCCAGGTGTAGAAATTACGACATTGCCTACAGAGATATACTGTTCGCGGAAAATCAATACAAACCACACTAAATTACCAGAAAGGTTCGCTGCACCTATCATCACCCAGGCTAATTTTTCTATCGATGGCTTACACATAGAAACGCGTAACAGAGATTCTTACGGAGCTTACGTATGGCTCCCCGAGAATGACATTATTATTGGAAGTGTTGGTATTTATTGGGGTATGCACGTACTCGTTGTTAATGCGCGAGATAAAGAAATTCGTTTGAAGTGGCAGAATACTCTTGAGGAAATGATCGCGCTCGAACCAGTGGATGTGATTCCGGGACATTATTTTGGCTTGCATCCAAAGGGTGACGCGGCTATCAGATTCACGCTTGAATATTTGAGGAAATTTGAGAGTTTGCTGATTGAAAATGATTACAGGAATTCTGCGGGTGTGATTCGTGGCATGTTGCTTGCGTATCCAGATCTTAAGGTTGCACGTAATTTAATTATTAGTGCACAAGTTATTGCTAGAGACTAG